From Bradyrhizobium sp. 4:
GGTGAGCGTCTCGATCTCGGCATTGGCCTCGTCGATCAGCGCCTTGATGCCGCGGGTGATGGTCTGGGGCACGTGGTCCTCCCTCTTGTTGTCATTCCGGGGCGCGCGGAGCGCGAGCTAGTGCGTCAATTCCTTCATCGCACCCTCAAGCCCCTCGATCGTGATCGGGTACATGCGGTTGGCGAAGATGCGTTTGATGATGGTGGTGGATTCCGAATAGTCCCAGTGCTTCTGCTGCACGGGATTGAGCCACACCGAATGCGGATAGGTGCGGATGATGCGGTCGAGCCAGACCGAGCCGGGCTCCTCGTTGACGTGCTCGACCGAGCCGCCGGGCACCATGATCTCGTAGGGCGACATCGATGCGTCGCCGACGAACACGATCTTGTAGTCGTGCGGGTATTTATGCAGCACGTCCCAGGTCGGCGTGCGGTCGGTGAAGCGACGCTTGTTCTGCTTCCACACGCCTTCATAGAGGCAGTTGTGGAAGTAGAAATACTCCATGTGTTTGAACTCGCTCTTCGCGGCCGAGAACAGCTCCTCGACCTGCTCGATATGCGCGTCCATGGAGCCGCCGATGTCGAAGAACACCAGCAGCTTCACCGCGTTGCGCCGCTCGGGCCGCATGTGCACATCGAGATAGCCGTGATTGGCGGTCTCGCGGATGGTGGTATCGAGATCGAGTTCGTCAGGCGCGCCGGTGCGCGCGAACTTGCGCAGGCGACGCAATGCCACTTTGATGTTGCGGATGCCGAGCTCGACATTGCCGTCGAGATCCTTGAACTCGCGCTTGTCCCACACCTTCACGGCGCGGTTGTTGCGGTTCTTGTCCTGGCCGATGCGGATGCCTTCGGGATTGTAGCCATGGGCGCCGAACGGCGAGGTGCCGGCGGTGCCGATCCACTTCGAGCCGCCCTGATGGCGGCCCTTTTGCTCCTCGAGGCGCTTCTTCAGGGTCTCCATGAGCTTGTCCCAGCCCATGGCCTCGATCTGCTTCTTCTCGTCCTCGGTGAGGTATTTTTCGGCGAGCTTCTTCAGCCACTCCTCGGGGATCTCGGCCCCCTCCATGGCGTCGAGCAGGCTTTCCAGCCCCTTGAAGACGGTGCCGAAGACGCGGTCGAACTTGTCGAGGTTGCGCTCGTCCTTCACCAGCGAGGTGCGCGAGAGATAGTAGAAATTCTCGACCGAGTAGTCCGCAAGATCAGCGTCGAGCGCCTCCATCAGCGTGAGGTATTCGCGCAGCGTCACGGGGACCTGCGCATCGCGCAGAGAAGTGAAGAATTGCAGGAACATGGGTGACAGATTGCCCGTCGGGGGGCGAACGTCAAGGGGCGGAGGCCACTGCTCTGCGCTGGACCGGGAGGCTTTTTGCTCTAGAATTGGTTGTCTCACGGGGTTGTTTTGGGGACGTTTGCAATGGGAATTCTCGCAGCGCTCATCATTGGCGCGATCGCAGGCTGGCTTGCCGGCAAGATTGTCCATGGGGCGGGATTTGGGCTGATCGGCAACATCGTCGTCGGCATCATCGGTGCACTCGTGGCCAGCTGGATTCTGCCTCAGCTGCATATCCAGCTCGCAACCGGCACGGTCGGGGCCATCGTGGATGCCACGATCGGCGCGGTGATTGTGCTCGTCATCCTTTCGCTGATAAAACGGGTCTGAAAGCCTGACCGAACCAGGAACGGCCGCCACGCGCGGCCGTTCCGTTTGTTGGACCAGGGCCATGAAACTGGCAATTCCTGGGACGACGACCAACAAGGACGCACGATGAAATTTACCGGCACCAAGGACTATGTCGCGACCGACGATCTCAAGGTCGCGGTCAATGCCTCGATCGTGCTGGAGCGCCCGCTGCTCATCAAGGGCGAGCCCGGCACCGGCAAGACGGTGCTGGCGGAGGAGGTGGCGAAGGCGCTGAACGCCCCGCTCCTGACCTGGCACATCAAGTCCACTACCAAGGCGCAGCAGGGCCTTTACGAATACGACGCGGTGTCGCGCCTGCGCGACAGCCAGCTCGGCGATGCCCGCGTGTCCGACATCAAGAACTACATCAAGCGCGGCAAACTGTGGGATGCCTTCACCGCCGAGCAGCGCCCGGTCCTCCTGATCGACGAGATCGACAAGGCCGACATCGAATTCCCGAACGATTTGCTGCTCGAGCTCGACCGCATGGAATTCCATGTCTACGAGACCGGCGAGACGATCAAGGCCAAGCAGCGCCCGATCATGATGATCACCTCCAACAACGAGAAGGAGCTGCCGGACGCGTTCCTGCGCCGTTGCTTCTTCCACTACATCAAGTTCCCCGACGCCGACACCATGACCCGAATCGTCGACGTCCACTTCCCCAACATCAAGAAGCAGCTGGTCGAGGAAGCCTTGCGCATTTTCTTCGAGGTCCGCGAGGTGCCCGGCCTGAAGAAGAAGCCGTCGACCTCGGAGCTGCTCGACTGGCTCAAGCTGCTGCTCAACGAAGACATGAGCGTCGAGCAGCTGCGCGAACGCGACCCGCGAAAACTGATCCCGCCGCTGCACGGCGCGCTGCTCAAGAACGAGCAGGACGTGCATCTGTTCGAGCGACTCGCGTTCCTGAGTCGGAGGGAAGTATAGGTTCGAGCGCACTCCGCTGCCGCGCCACCTTCCGGTGTCATTCCCCGCGAAGGCGGGGAATCCAGTACGCCGCGGCTTCTCGACTCAATCATAACCGCCTCTGGAATACTGGATCGCCCGGTCAAGCCGGGCGATGACACCGAGAGTGTGGCGCACTCTCTCCACCTCGTCATTGCGAGCGCAGCGAAGCAATCCAGGCTGCCTCCGCGGAAAGATCCTGGATTGCATCGCTGCGCTCGCAATGACGGAGCAAGGGCGAGCATCGCCCTCTCGAACTCGCGTTTCAAATCGCGAGGGGCGGACCAAGGTCGCGTGAGATGGGCCTCCGGCTCTGCAGCGCACAGCTGCACCGGACGATGCTTCGCATCGCTGGGGAAGCGGTGCGCTGCGTCTGGGGCACGAGACCTTGCTACGCCACCGCCGCATCCGGCACGCGCGCGGCTTCCATCGGCTGCTTGCCGCGGATCAGGTCCGAGGCGCGGTCGGCGATCATCATAGTTGAGGCATTGAGGTTCGCCGAGATCATGCGTGGCATCACGGAGGCGTCGATGACGCGGAGACCTTGCAACCCGTGAACTCGGAGCTGGTCGTCGACCACCGCCCAGGTGGAGTCCGCCGGGCCCATGCGGCAGGTGCAGCCGGGGTGGAAGGTGGTGGTGCCGCGTTCGGTGGCGGCGGCCAAGAACTCGTCGTCGGTGTTGATGTTCGGGCCCGGGAAATCCTCGTAGGCGTAATAGGGCGACAGCGGCGCGCTCTTCAGCAGGCGCCGCGCCAGCTTCATGCCACCGACGATGACGCGGCGGTCGAGCTCGGCGTCGAGATAATTGGTCTGGATGATCGGCGGCGCAAACGGATCTGACGAGCGGATCCGGACATAGCCGCGGCTCTCCGGACGCTGCTGCCAGGACGCGACGGTCATGCCGGGCTCGTCCTCGAGCTGGCCCTGCACGCCTTCCTTGTAGGACGCCGGCGTGAAGGTGAGCTGCAAGTCGGAGCTGTCGGCGCTCTCGCCGGAATGCCAGAAGCAATAGACCATGGTCGGCGACAGCGACAGCAGGCCTTTGCGCGCGGTCGCCCATTTCATCGCCTCGACCCAGAGACGCCAGCCGCGGCGAAGCTCGTTGATGGTCCTGATGTCTTTGACGCGCGCGACCGTTCGCGGCGCGTAATGGTCCTGCAGGCCTTCGCCGACCGGAAGCGCGTGACGCACGGCGATGCCGTGGGCGCTCAACAAATCTGGCGAGCCGATGCCGGAGAGCTGCAACAGCTGCGGCGAATTATAAGTGCCGCCGGAGAGAATCACTTCCTTGTTGGCGCGCACTTCGACCGGCGTGCCGCCACTACCGCCCTTCATGTAGCGCACGCCGACGGCGCGCTTGCCCTCGAAGATGATCTCGGTCGCGTGCGCGTGGGTGTGGACATGCACGTTCGGACGCTTCATCGCGGGCTTCAGAAACGCGGTGGCGCCGGAGACGCGCAAGCCCCTATCGATGGTGCGCTGGCAGTAGGAGACGCCTTCCTGGGTCTTGCCGTTGTAGTCGGGATTGCGCGGAATCCCGAGGCTCACCGCGCCTTCCATGAAGGCTTCGCAAAGTGGATCGCGCCAGTTCATGGTGGTGACGGTGAGATTGCCGTCGCGGCCGCGATAAACATCCTCGCCCTCGCCGACGCGCTTCTCCAGCCGCCGGAAGTAAGGCAGCACGTCGGCATAGCCCCAGCCGCGATTGCCCATCTGCGCCCAGGTGTCGAAATCCATGCGCTGGCCGCGATTGTAGATATGGCCATTGATCGAGGACGAGCCGCCGAGCGTCTTGCCGCGCGGCGCGTAGATGCTGCGCCCGCCGGTCCAGGGCCCGACCTCCTGCTGGTAGGCCCAGTTGATGCTCTTCATGTGGAAGGTCTTGATGAAGCCGGCCGGCAGATGGATGTAGGGATGCCAGTCGCTCGGGCCCGCCTCGAGTACGCAGACGCTGGTAGCAGGGTCTTCGCTCAGCCGGCTGGTGAGCACGCAACCGGCGGAGCCCGCGCCGACGATCACATAATCAAATCTGTCCATGGTGCCTCGGCCGCCTCTAGCGCGGCTTGTCATTGAGTTGATAATTCAAATGCATTCGCACGGTCGGCCATTCGGCCGCGGTGATGCTGTAGACCACGGTGTCGCGGAGCGTGCCGTTCGGCGCGACCTGGTGGCTGCGCAGGATGCCGTCCTGCTTGGCGCCCAGGCGCTCGATGGCGCGACGGCTCTGGTGATTGAAGAAGTGGGTGCGGAATTCCACCGCAATGCAGTCCAGGGTTTCGAAGGCGTGGGTGAGCAGCAGCAGCTTGCACTGCGTGTTGAGCGGGCCGCGCTGCGCGCTCTTGCCATACCATGTCGAGCCGATCTCGACGCGGCGGTTGGCGGCATCGATGTTCATGTAGGTCGTCATGCCCACGATCTTGCCGCTGCCATCGAACACGGTGAAGGGGAGCATCGAGCCCGCGGCCTGAAGACCGAGCCGGCGGTCGATTTCCTTGCTCATGTTGTCCGGCGTCGGAATCGCGGTGTACCAGATGGTGGAGAGCTCGCCGTCCTTCACGGCCTCGATCAGCCCCTCGCGGTGCTGATGCGACAACGGCTCCAGACCGGCATGCTGTCCGCGCAGGGTAATGGGATCAGGCCAGGGCATTTGAAACTCTCTTTTAGTCATTGCGAGGAGCGAAGCGACGAAGCAATCCAGACTGTCACCGCGGACGCATTCCTGGATTGCTTCGCTTCGCTCGCAATGACGGTCACTAGCACCGTTTACTTGTTTAGGAAATTGAGCGGCAAACCGCCACGCGGCCAGTCCATCGCGATCAGTTCGCCCTTGCCTGAGAGCGTGATGTAGGCGGTCTTCAGCTCGGGACCGCCGAAGGCGATGTTGGTGGTGACGCGGTCGCCGGTCGGGACCTGCTCGACCAGGGTGCCATCGGGCGCGATCACCGAGATGCAACCGGAGACGAGGGTGGCGACACAGACATTGCCGTTCGCTTCGACCGCCAGCGAGTCGAACATCTGGTAGCCGCCGAGGCCGCAGATCGGTTTGCCGCGCTCGCCGCGATAGATCACGTCGCGCGGCTTCAGCGTGCCGGGCGCGGAGAGCTCGTAGGCCCAGAGCCGGCCGGTGGGCGTCTCCGCGATATAGACGGTGGCCTCGTCCGGCGACAGGCCGATGCCGTTCGCCGGCAGTATGCCGTGCACGACCTCGACGATCTCTTTCATGCCGGGCTTGAGATAATACATGCCGCCGACGTCCATCTCGCGCGCGCGGCGCTTGCCGAGATCGGAGAACCAGAGGCCGCCCTGCTTGTCGAACACCAGATCGTTCGGCCCACGCAGATCGTGCTCGCCGCATTTCGTCACGACGGTCTCGATCTTGCCCGATTGGAGATCGACGCGCTGGATCGAGCCGCCGAGATAATCGTCGGGCTGCGGACCCGGCATGATCATGTTGCGGGTCGGGATCCAGGAGAAGCCGCCATTGTTGCAGATGTAGATCTTGCCGTCGGGGCCGAGGGCTGCGCCGTTCGGGCCGCCCGGAATCTTCGCGACGATCTCCTTGCGCCCGTCGGGATGGATTCGGGTCAGGCGCTGGCCGCGGATTTCCACCAGCACAACCGAGCCGTCCGGCATCACGACCGGCCCTTCGGGAAATTCGAGGTCGGTGGCGAGAACTCGGACGTTGGACATGTGGACCCTCCCGGCTGCTTGTTATGACTTGCACGGGATGTCCGGCACGGCCCCACACGCAAGATTGCCTGCGGTTATGACAAAGTCGCCGGGGCTTGCCAAGCAAGCGGGATGGTATGCCAGCGTTGCGCGCTAATCTCGCACGGGTATCCAAATCTCCAGGCCGCCATTGCCGGTGGCGGGATCGAATTTCTCGTCGTAGCGTTCGAAGTTCGGCGCATCCGCAGCCTTCAGGCCGGAGGCCGGCAGCCACTGATTCCAGATCGCGTTGACGGTGCGCCTGATCGAGGCGACGTGGTCGGCGTGGGTGAACACCGCATAGCGCTGCTCGGGGATACGGATACGGCCGAAGCGGCGCGGCAGTTCGGAGAAATCGCCGACCTCGACGCCGGCGATGTAGTCGAAATTGCCGGCATCGTCGCCGTTGCAGCAGACGCCATAGGCGACCGGTCCAACGCGCGCGGG
This genomic window contains:
- a CDS encoding GMC family oxidoreductase N-terminal domain-containing protein, which gives rise to MDRFDYVIVGAGSAGCVLTSRLSEDPATSVCVLEAGPSDWHPYIHLPAGFIKTFHMKSINWAYQQEVGPWTGGRSIYAPRGKTLGGSSSINGHIYNRGQRMDFDTWAQMGNRGWGYADVLPYFRRLEKRVGEGEDVYRGRDGNLTVTTMNWRDPLCEAFMEGAVSLGIPRNPDYNGKTQEGVSYCQRTIDRGLRVSGATAFLKPAMKRPNVHVHTHAHATEIIFEGKRAVGVRYMKGGSGGTPVEVRANKEVILSGGTYNSPQLLQLSGIGSPDLLSAHGIAVRHALPVGEGLQDHYAPRTVARVKDIRTINELRRGWRLWVEAMKWATARKGLLSLSPTMVYCFWHSGESADSSDLQLTFTPASYKEGVQGQLEDEPGMTVASWQQRPESRGYVRIRSSDPFAPPIIQTNYLDAELDRRVIVGGMKLARRLLKSAPLSPYYAYEDFPGPNINTDDEFLAAATERGTTTFHPGCTCRMGPADSTWAVVDDQLRVHGLQGLRVIDASVMPRMISANLNASTMMIADRASDLIRGKQPMEAARVPDAAVA
- a CDS encoding MoxR family ATPase, which gives rise to MKFTGTKDYVATDDLKVAVNASIVLERPLLIKGEPGTGKTVLAEEVAKALNAPLLTWHIKSTTKAQQGLYEYDAVSRLRDSQLGDARVSDIKNYIKRGKLWDAFTAEQRPVLLIDEIDKADIEFPNDLLLELDRMEFHVYETGETIKAKQRPIMMITSNNEKELPDAFLRRCFFHYIKFPDADTMTRIVDVHFPNIKKQLVEEALRIFFEVREVPGLKKKPSTSELLDWLKLLLNEDMSVEQLRERDPRKLIPPLHGALLKNEQDVHLFERLAFLSRREV
- a CDS encoding GNAT family protein; translated protein: MPWPDPITLRGQHAGLEPLSHQHREGLIEAVKDGELSTIWYTAIPTPDNMSKEIDRRLGLQAAGSMLPFTVFDGSGKIVGMTTYMNIDAANRRVEIGSTWYGKSAQRGPLNTQCKLLLLTHAFETLDCIAVEFRTHFFNHQSRRAIERLGAKQDGILRSHQVAPNGTLRDTVVYSITAAEWPTVRMHLNYQLNDKPR
- a CDS encoding SMP-30/gluconolactonase/LRE family protein, giving the protein MSNVRVLATDLEFPEGPVVMPDGSVVLVEIRGQRLTRIHPDGRKEIVAKIPGGPNGAALGPDGKIYICNNGGFSWIPTRNMIMPGPQPDDYLGGSIQRVDLQSGKIETVVTKCGEHDLRGPNDLVFDKQGGLWFSDLGKRRAREMDVGGMYYLKPGMKEIVEVVHGILPANGIGLSPDEATVYIAETPTGRLWAYELSAPGTLKPRDVIYRGERGKPICGLGGYQMFDSLAVEANGNVCVATLVSGCISVIAPDGTLVEQVPTGDRVTTNIAFGGPELKTAYITLSGKGELIAMDWPRGGLPLNFLNK
- a CDS encoding GlsB/YeaQ/YmgE family stress response membrane protein encodes the protein MGILAALIIGAIAGWLAGKIVHGAGFGLIGNIVVGIIGALVASWILPQLHIQLATGTVGAIVDATIGAVIVLVILSLIKRV
- a CDS encoding VWA domain-containing protein, with amino-acid sequence MFLQFFTSLRDAQVPVTLREYLTLMEALDADLADYSVENFYYLSRTSLVKDERNLDKFDRVFGTVFKGLESLLDAMEGAEIPEEWLKKLAEKYLTEDEKKQIEAMGWDKLMETLKKRLEEQKGRHQGGSKWIGTAGTSPFGAHGYNPEGIRIGQDKNRNNRAVKVWDKREFKDLDGNVELGIRNIKVALRRLRKFARTGAPDELDLDTTIRETANHGYLDVHMRPERRNAVKLLVFFDIGGSMDAHIEQVEELFSAAKSEFKHMEYFYFHNCLYEGVWKQNKRRFTDRTPTWDVLHKYPHDYKIVFVGDASMSPYEIMVPGGSVEHVNEEPGSVWLDRIIRTYPHSVWLNPVQQKHWDYSESTTIIKRIFANRMYPITIEGLEGAMKELTH